The Bubalus bubalis isolate 160015118507 breed Murrah chromosome 1, NDDB_SH_1, whole genome shotgun sequence genome includes a region encoding these proteins:
- the LOC102412662 gene encoding RING finger protein 11-like → MGNCIASSTRDDRQVPRFPAPFRERRGGDGPGAGGPRGPERRGAGAAPPGAPLTFGRRIRLIQSPPRDVYGRDGCETKTTECAVCLMDFVPGDPIRSLPCKHVYHLDCINQWLTRSFTCPLCRGPADAAKPLFEDALEPRPLV, encoded by the coding sequence ATGGGGAACTGCATCGCCTCCAGCACCAGGGACGACCGCCAGGTCCCTCGGTTTCCGGCCCCCTTCCGCGAGCGGAGAGGCGGAGACGGCCCGGGGGCGGGGGGACCGCGGGGTCCGGagcggcgcggggcgggggcaGCCCCGCCGGGAGCGCCGCTGACCTTCGGTCGGAGGATCCGCCTCATTCAGAGCCCGCCTCGAGACGTGTACGGAAGGGATGGGTGCGAAACGAAGACCACCGAGTGCGCGGTCTGTCTGATGGACTTCGTGCCCGGGGACCCCATCCGGTCTCTGCCCTGCAAGCATGTCTATCACCTGGACTGCATCAACCAGTGGCTGACCCGGTCCTTCACCTGCCCGCTCTGCCGGGGGCCCGCGGACGCCGCGAAGCCTTTGTTCGAGGACGCTCTTGAGCCCAGACCCCTGGTGTGA